GAAGATCTTGCCGACGCCCGGGTCATCGACCATCGCCTGGCCCACGCGCCCACCGCCGTGCACCGTGCGCATCAGACCCTCAGGCAGACCCGCTTCGTCAAAGACTTCCTGGATCATCTGACCGATCAAAGCTGTGAGTGATGCCGGCTTGAAGATCACTCCGTTGCCCGCCATCAGCGCGGTTGCGATCTCGTCCAGCGCGAGGAGCCACGGGTAGTTCCACGGGCTGATCACGCCGATCACGCCGATCGGCTGGTAGTGGAACTTCATCTTGCGCGTCTTCAGGAAGAGCTGCTCGGACGGGATCTTCTCGTCGGCCAGCACTTCGCCAGCGTTGTCGGCGGTCCACCCAAGACCGTCGACAGTTGAAAGAACTTCCATCGAGTAGGACTCGGTCAGCACCTTGCCCTGCTCGGCCGTGATCAGCTTTGCGATCTCGTCCTTGCGCTCGATGATGACGTCGGCGGCGCGGCGCACGTAGCGCGCGCGGTCCTCGAAAGACATGGCTGCCCAGAACGGCTGCACCTGCTTGATCTCTGCCACGACAGCGGAAACCTGGTCCGGCGTAATCGTGGGGACGCTACCGACGAGTTCGCCGGTTGCGGGGTTGAAGCTTTCAAGTGTTCCGGTGGGGGCCGTGGCCTCGCTGAATGCGTGCCTGGGGGCTGAGGGTGCGATGGTGGGTTCCATCCAGTCAATATACCTGCGGACGGGGTTTGTGAAGGCGGCATTCGCGCCGCCTCCACGGATGCGCAATTACTTGGCCGCTGCTTTCTTCTTTGCGCGCTTCGCGCCGTTCTTGCTGTGGCCGTTGTTGTTGGCGACTTCGCCGATCACCTCGTCGGGGAGGCCAGCTTCTTCGCGCAGGCGCTGGGCGATCTCCTTGATCTCTTCCGGCGCGTAACTCGGAGCGAAAACGTCGGTCTGCTCGGGTAGGTCATACGGGGCGACGCCCTCGGGCATGCCCTCCTGCACAATCAGATCCTCACCGGTCTCTGGGTGTGCTCCGTTGAAGACAGCGCCGATCTCTTTGAAGTCCTCCGGGGACCACGTGTAGAGCGTGCGATGCTGGTCGGCCTTGATGTGCGGTTTGCACTCGGGGATCTTGCTGGTCGGGATCCGTGGGGATGGGAACAGCTTCGTGAGGTCTGCGCCGGTGAGGCGCTCGACTGCGCGCGCGTACGCAACCTGGTGCACGCCGCCGCGGACAAGCAGGTAGCCGGTCAGCGCGCGGGCTGTCGGGTGATCGACCATCTCGTAAACCTTGAGCTTGTTGTTTCGCGCTCCGGTCTCGAGGAAGAAGTTGTGGGTGAGGTCCTCGATCAGGTCGCCGGATGAGAACACGTTGTCGCCGGTCCAGGCCCTGCCGTTTGAGTCCTGCACGAGCGTGGCGCGACCGCCAGCGATGAACTGCTGCGCGTTGCGGGTGTCGGCGAACTCAGTCAAATCATTGAGACCGCTGGAGTCCTGATTCCCGCCCTCTTCGGTGAGCATCGTGTTTATCGCGGTCGAGACGAGCTCGATGTGGGCGAACTCCTCTGCGGCGATGCTGGCGATCAGGTCGTAGAACGGGCGCGCGTCTTGGCGCTTACGAAAGTTGAACGACTGGAACGTGTAGTTCATGAAGGTCGACATCTCGCCGAACTTGCCGCCGAGCAGCTCTTGGACGATCGACGCGCCGTTGGCGTCAACTTCTGTCGGGGGAGGAATCTCTGCGGGCAGACGGTCGATGCGCTGGATCATGGTCGGGCCTTTGGGTCGAGTTGAGTTGGAGAACTCGTGACTACCCGGCGCGACTACGGCGGAACCGTTACCGCCTGGTTCCTGGCCGATCAATTCGACCTATCTGACTCGTGGCACTTCAGCTCACTCCGACGAGCCGCTCCGATTCGGCCCAGAGCTGATCCTGGATCGACTTGCTCTTGGCCTGCTTGTTCTCGTGGCCGTTTGCCTTGTGGCGCATGAAGAAGACGCCGTTGATCTCTTCGCGCGGCTCGCGGCTGACGAGGTCGATGATCGGGGTTGCGCCCTGCTCGTTGCTGATCATGATGCGGTTGGCGATCGGATTGTTGTAGGCCATTCGCACGAAGAACGAATCGCGGCCGAACTTGCTCTGCACGACGCCCGGGTGAAGCGCGGCCGAGACGAAGTTCTCGTCGGCCCACTTGCGCGCGATCCCGCGGGTGAAGAGGATGTTCATCAGCTTGCCGGTGCCGTAGGCGATGTTCTCGCTCTTGTGGCTGTCGAGGTGGCCCAAGAAGACGTGGCCGTAGTTGTTGGCCATGCTCGCGGTGTTGATGATCCGCCGCTCGTCGCTTTCGAGCATGTTCGGCTTCAAGAGGTTGGTGAGCAGGAACGGCGAGAGGTGGTTGATCTGGAAGTTCGGTTCGTGGCCGTCCTTGGTCTTGTGGCGGACCTTGAACATGCCGCCGGCGTTGTTTGCCAGCACATCGATCTTCGGGGCGACGGCGCTGATTTCATCGGCGAGGCGGCGCACCTGATCGAAGTCGGCGAAGTCTGCGACCAGCGCGGGG
This sequence is a window from Solirubrobacterales bacterium. Protein-coding genes within it:
- a CDS encoding manganese catalase family protein, giving the protein MIQRIDRLPAEIPPPTEVDANGASIVQELLGGKFGEMSTFMNYTFQSFNFRKRQDARPFYDLIASIAAEEFAHIELVSTAINTMLTEEGGNQDSSGLNDLTEFADTRNAQQFIAGGRATLVQDSNGRAWTGDNVFSSGDLIEDLTHNFFLETGARNNKLKVYEMVDHPTARALTGYLLVRGGVHQVAYARAVERLTGADLTKLFPSPRIPTSKIPECKPHIKADQHRTLYTWSPEDFKEIGAVFNGAHPETGEDLIVQEGMPEGVAPYDLPEQTDVFAPSYAPEEIKEIAQRLREEAGLPDEVIGEVANNNGHSKNGAKRAKKKAAAK
- a CDS encoding SDR family NAD(P)-dependent oxidoreductase, coding for MSENASVEGKTIVITGASDGIGAVAARALKDAGANVIITGRNPEKTKRVAEEVGSPALVADFADFDQVRRLADEISAVAPKIDVLANNAGGMFKVRHKTKDGHEPNFQINHLSPFLLTNLLKPNMLESDERRIINTASMANNYGHVFLGHLDSHKSENIAYGTGKLMNILFTRGIARKWADENFVSAALHPGVVQSKFGRDSFFVRMAYNNPIANRIMISNEQGATPIIDLVSREPREEINGVFFMRHKANGHENKQAKSKSIQDQLWAESERLVGVS